In Candidatus Dormiibacterota bacterium, one genomic interval encodes:
- a CDS encoding tetratricopeptide repeat protein produces the protein MSVRSRQVLLIAVVCVLVNLGALRPGFIHDDHRIIEQNGLTSDLRHVPEIFRSGYWSTGDVQVPNLYRPVTILSFAIGRTVHGLRPLGFRLVDLLLHTLNAILVLILARRVLPQTGPAPGAVLDGPVFAALLFSVHPVHTEVLGEIVGRAELLAAVFLLGSVLVFLRARETEVAGGGAVVRPGLAAMSLALFVLAFLSKENGVVAPALLLLADLWVVRRRPAWGFHAVSCAVLASLFALRFAVLGGLNPGPIHFVDNPIAHLPFLQAKSTALAVLARYASLLAWPARLSIDYSFRTIPPATGPLDPGALVGAACILAWAVLLARTRKGAPGSAFALAFAGVAFAPVANLVVPIGTIMAERLLYLPSAGVCIALASALAAARRAPVKALAVAASCAAGLVVVALSVQSVVRLRDWRDDYTIFKAALRVAPESVRVLFNFGAACEERGDDGSAIDAYEKAIAVWPDYADAHYNLAGVLARRKMLPAAIDHYREALRQQPGNVQYLVNLAHSLAALDRRDEAREFLHRAIGLDRRSVLAYTDLGAVELAAGDTRAALTAYAEAVRLEPANADYLRNLGVAQLEAHDPGAAATFRSALLVRPGDADLLDALGLALLDAGDTEGGISALRQAIATRPEHPVYRYHLARGLEQSGKLQDAAAQYRVAIRLAPTAPFPMKGLGLLLARLGDSTGALEALERAASLDSKGSVMDATALSLLGSLRRGAKGEHPPR, from the coding sequence GTGAGCGTCCGCTCGCGCCAGGTCCTTCTCATCGCGGTTGTCTGCGTCCTGGTGAACCTGGGGGCTCTCCGTCCCGGCTTCATCCACGACGATCATCGGATCATCGAGCAGAACGGCCTGACCTCCGACCTGAGGCACGTGCCGGAGATCTTCAGGAGCGGCTACTGGAGCACCGGCGACGTGCAGGTGCCGAACCTGTACAGGCCGGTCACCATCCTGTCGTTCGCGATCGGGCGGACCGTGCACGGCCTGCGACCGCTCGGCTTCCGCCTGGTCGACCTTCTCCTGCACACGCTCAATGCCATCCTGGTCCTCATCCTGGCCCGGCGGGTGCTGCCGCAGACGGGCCCGGCGCCTGGAGCGGTCCTGGACGGTCCCGTGTTCGCGGCGCTCCTGTTTTCCGTCCACCCGGTGCACACGGAGGTCCTTGGCGAGATCGTCGGACGGGCGGAGCTCCTGGCGGCGGTCTTCCTCCTCGGCTCGGTTCTCGTGTTCCTGCGCGCCCGGGAGACGGAGGTAGCGGGAGGCGGGGCCGTGGTCCGCCCCGGCCTGGCCGCGATGTCGCTGGCGCTGTTCGTTCTCGCCTTCCTGTCGAAGGAGAACGGGGTGGTCGCGCCCGCGCTCCTGCTGCTGGCCGACCTGTGGGTCGTGCGGAGACGGCCCGCCTGGGGGTTCCACGCCGTTTCGTGCGCCGTCCTGGCGTCCCTCTTCGCTCTGCGTTTCGCCGTCCTGGGGGGGCTCAATCCCGGTCCCATCCATTTCGTCGATAATCCGATCGCGCACCTGCCGTTCCTGCAGGCGAAATCGACCGCGCTCGCGGTCCTGGCGCGCTACGCCTCACTCCTCGCGTGGCCCGCGCGGCTGTCGATCGACTATTCGTTCCGCACGATCCCGCCCGCCACGGGTCCGCTCGACCCCGGGGCTCTCGTCGGCGCCGCGTGCATTCTCGCCTGGGCCGTTCTCCTTGCCCGGACGCGCAAGGGCGCGCCCGGCTCGGCCTTCGCGCTGGCCTTCGCGGGTGTGGCATTCGCACCGGTCGCGAATCTCGTGGTCCCGATCGGCACGATCATGGCGGAGCGTCTCCTCTACCTTCCGTCCGCCGGCGTCTGCATCGCGCTGGCGTCCGCGCTGGCCGCCGCGCGGCGCGCGCCGGTCAAGGCACTTGCCGTCGCCGCGTCGTGCGCGGCGGGGCTCGTCGTCGTGGCGCTCTCGGTCCAAAGCGTCGTGCGCTTGCGGGACTGGCGCGACGACTACACGATCTTCAAGGCGGCGCTCCGGGTCGCGCCCGAAAGCGTCAGGGTCCTGTTCAATTTCGGGGCGGCCTGCGAAGAGCGGGGGGACGACGGATCGGCCATCGACGCCTACGAGAAGGCGATCGCGGTCTGGCCCGACTACGCCGACGCGCATTACAACCTCGCCGGCGTCCTGGCGCGGCGGAAGATGCTGCCGGCGGCGATCGATCATTACCGGGAGGCGCTGCGCCAGCAGCCCGGCAACGTGCAGTACCTGGTGAACCTGGCCCACAGTCTGGCGGCTCTCGACCGGCGGGACGAGGCGCGCGAGTTCCTGCACCGGGCCATCGGCCTCGATCGCCGGAGCGTCCTCGCCTACACGGACCTGGGGGCGGTCGAGCTGGCCGCCGGCGACACCCGGGCGGCCCTCACCGCTTACGCCGAGGCCGTGCGGCTGGAGCCGGCGAACGCCGACTACCTGCGCAATCTCGGCGTCGCGCAGCTCGAAGCGCACGACCCGGGCGCCGCCGCGACCTTCCGGAGCGCGCTCCTCGTCCGTCCAGGAGATGCGGATCTCCTCGACGCCCTCGGTCTGGCCCTCCTCGATGCCGGCGACACGGAGGGGGGGATCTCCGCGCTCCGGCAGGCGATCGCGACGCGTCCGGAGCACCCGGTCTACCGCTACCACCTCGCGCGCGGGCTCGAGCAGTCGGGCAAACTTCAGGACGCTGCAGCGCAGTACCGCGTGGCGATCCGCCTGGCCCCCACCGCCCCGTTCCCCATGAAGGGACTCGGTCTGCTCCTGGCGCGCCTGGGCGACAGCACCGGCGCGCTCGAAGCGCTCGAGCGCGCCGCGTCCCTCGATTCCAAGGGGAGCGTGATGGACGCGACCGCGCTCTCCCTCCTCGGTTCGCTGCGCCGCGGTGCCAAGGGCGAACACCCTCCCCGGTAG